The following coding sequences lie in one Megalodesulfovibrio gigas DSM 1382 = ATCC 19364 genomic window:
- the phnW gene encoding 2-aminoethylphosphonate--pyruvate transaminase, with protein sequence MDLMDLRHIPDNPYLLLTPGPLSTSKRVRAALFRDWCTWDDDYNGIVQLVRASLARLATEEAASDISAVLMQGSGTFSVEATIGTAVPEHGVLLVLANGAYGRRIAQIAARLHLNHLLLESPETAPPDPERLRQTLAANPAISHVAVVHCETTTGMLNPVAAIGEIVKEYGKVFIVDAMSSFGGLPMTLDAIHADFLISSANKCIQGIPGFGFVLARRAALEACAGQARSLSLDLHSQWKEMEDKGGKWRYTSPTHAVRAFAEALAELEDEGGVPARHARYVENQRLLVEGMAGLGFTPLLARPLQSPVITAFLSPTHPTYDFRRFYDLLKARGYVIYPGKVSDADTFRIGTIGHVFSDDVLGLLAAVSASMYWQM encoded by the coding sequence ATGGACCTGATGGATCTCAGACACATTCCGGACAATCCCTACCTCCTGCTCACCCCCGGTCCCCTGAGCACCAGCAAGCGCGTGCGCGCCGCGCTGTTCCGGGACTGGTGCACCTGGGATGACGACTACAACGGCATTGTCCAGCTCGTGCGCGCGTCCCTGGCCAGACTGGCCACGGAGGAGGCCGCATCGGACATCTCCGCGGTGCTCATGCAGGGCAGCGGCACCTTCAGCGTGGAGGCGACCATCGGCACGGCCGTGCCCGAACACGGCGTGCTCCTGGTGCTGGCCAACGGCGCCTACGGCCGGCGCATCGCCCAGATTGCCGCCCGGCTGCATCTGAATCACCTGCTGCTGGAAAGCCCCGAGACCGCCCCGCCGGACCCGGAGCGCCTGCGGCAGACCCTGGCCGCGAATCCGGCCATCAGCCACGTGGCCGTGGTGCATTGCGAAACCACCACCGGCATGCTGAACCCGGTGGCGGCAATTGGTGAGATCGTCAAGGAATACGGCAAGGTGTTCATCGTGGACGCCATGAGCAGCTTTGGCGGCCTGCCCATGACATTGGACGCCATCCACGCGGATTTCCTCATCTCCTCAGCCAACAAATGCATCCAGGGCATCCCGGGCTTCGGCTTCGTTCTTGCCCGGCGGGCGGCGCTGGAGGCCTGCGCCGGGCAGGCGCGGTCCTTGTCGCTGGATCTGCACAGTCAGTGGAAGGAGATGGAGGACAAGGGCGGCAAGTGGCGCTACACCTCGCCCACGCATGCGGTGCGCGCCTTTGCCGAGGCCCTGGCCGAACTGGAGGACGAAGGCGGCGTGCCCGCCCGCCACGCCCGGTACGTAGAAAACCAGCGGCTGCTGGTGGAGGGCATGGCCGGCCTGGGCTTCACGCCCCTGCTGGCGCGGCCGCTGCAATCCCCTGTCATTACGGCCTTTCTTTCGCCCACGCACCCGACCTACGACTTCCGCCGCTTTTACGACCTGCTCAAGGCCCGCGGCTATGTCATCTATCCCGGCAAGGTCAGCGATGCGGACACCTTCCGCATCGGCACCATCGGCCACGTGTTTTCCGACGACGTGCTCGGTCTGCTGGCCGCCGTGTCGGCGTCCATGTACTGGCAGATGTAG
- a CDS encoding TIGR00266 family protein, which produces MSQWYVSYAGSQEGPMSLAEARARAREDSSGYTWREGFSDWLPMDQVEELMSDEGPVGPATPPPPGMHIGRGADKIEYEIKGAEMQFVEVQLAPGDSIVAEAGAMMFKDAVIDMQAIFGDGSATAAGGGFMHKLKSAGKRMLTGESMFMTIFTNRGHAPAVMAFGAPFPGNIIPVNLAEAHGALICQKDCFLCAARGVGIGIFFQKRILTGLFGGEGFVMQKLEGDGMAFIHAGGTVISRELAAGEVLHVDTGCVVAFEPQVDFDIQQAGNIKTALFGGEGLFFATLRGPGRIWLQSLPFSRLAGRMLQAAPQRGGARGEGSVLGSLGNLLDGDNKR; this is translated from the coding sequence ATGTCCCAATGGTATGTGAGCTATGCCGGCAGTCAGGAAGGCCCCATGAGCCTGGCCGAGGCCAGGGCCAGAGCCCGGGAGGACAGCTCCGGCTACACCTGGCGCGAGGGCTTTTCCGACTGGCTGCCCATGGATCAGGTGGAGGAACTGATGTCCGACGAGGGGCCCGTGGGACCGGCCACGCCGCCGCCGCCGGGCATGCATATTGGCCGGGGTGCGGACAAGATCGAATACGAGATCAAGGGCGCGGAGATGCAGTTCGTGGAAGTGCAGCTTGCCCCGGGCGACTCCATTGTGGCCGAGGCCGGGGCCATGATGTTCAAGGATGCCGTTATCGACATGCAGGCCATCTTTGGCGATGGCTCTGCCACTGCCGCGGGTGGCGGCTTCATGCACAAGCTCAAGAGTGCCGGCAAGCGCATGCTCACCGGCGAAAGCATGTTCATGACCATCTTTACCAACCGCGGCCACGCCCCGGCTGTGATGGCCTTTGGCGCGCCCTTCCCGGGCAATATCATCCCCGTGAATCTGGCCGAGGCCCACGGCGCGCTCATCTGCCAGAAGGACTGCTTCCTGTGTGCCGCCCGGGGCGTGGGCATCGGCATCTTCTTTCAGAAACGCATCCTCACCGGCCTGTTTGGCGGCGAGGGCTTCGTCATGCAGAAGCTGGAAGGCGACGGCATGGCCTTCATCCACGCCGGCGGCACCGTGATTTCCCGGGAGCTGGCCGCGGGGGAGGTGCTCCACGTGGACACGGGCTGCGTGGTGGCCTTTGAGCCGCAGGTGGACTTCGACATTCAGCAGGCCGGCAACATCAAGACCGCCCTCTTCGGCGGGGAGGGGCTGTTCTTTGCCACCCTGCGCGGTCCGGGACGCATCTGGTTGCAGTCGCTCCCGTTTTCCCGTCTGGCCGGCCGCATGCTCCAGGCTGCGCCCCAGCGCGGCGGCGCCCGCGGCGAAGGCTCGGTGCTCGGTTCCCTGGGCAATCTGCTGGACGGCGACAACAAACGATAG
- a CDS encoding DUF533 domain-containing protein has translation MNVFNAEKLLGGMLRQGFKGTPPAGELFSSGGVFGTKAATGLALLGLAWEAAEHYLGEPRAREASSRPMPPPPPQTSRAVPPPPPAAPAPDSTAVACMRAMIAAAWADGSLDGQERAAIFNGLDALHLTPEETAFLHRELADPRGIEEIAAMAATPEQATAIYTAACVAIVADTAAEHAFLDALAVRLGLDPNAARALKRG, from the coding sequence ATGAACGTGTTCAATGCGGAAAAGCTCCTGGGGGGCATGCTGCGGCAAGGATTCAAGGGCACTCCCCCGGCAGGGGAGTTGTTTTCGTCCGGGGGCGTGTTCGGCACGAAGGCGGCGACTGGCCTTGCCTTGCTGGGCCTGGCCTGGGAGGCGGCAGAGCACTATCTGGGCGAGCCGCGTGCTCGCGAGGCCTCGTCGCGTCCAATGCCTCCGCCCCCGCCCCAAACATCCCGGGCCGTTCCGCCTCCGCCGCCCGCCGCCCCTGCGCCGGATTCCACGGCCGTGGCCTGCATGCGGGCCATGATCGCCGCCGCCTGGGCCGATGGCAGTCTGGACGGGCAGGAGCGCGCCGCCATCTTCAACGGGCTGGACGCGCTGCATCTCACGCCCGAGGAGACGGCCTTCCTGCATCGCGAACTGGCCGACCCCAGAGGCATTGAAGAAATCGCCGCCATGGCGGCCACCCCCGAGCAGGCCACGGCCATCTACACCGCCGCCTGCGTGGCCATCGTGGCCGACACCGCCGCCGAGCACGCCTTTCTGGATGCCCTGGCGGTCCGGCTGGGCCTTGATCCAAACGCCGCCCGCGCCCTCAAGCGGGGTTGA
- a CDS encoding glycosyl transferase yields MTTAPSAPGVSPAVPAPLVCLLGDDAAALAATLQALAAAPGPPIPLLLCGHGIEAVPRPADAGLEALPTPLGRTIGRTWLTAHPLVRRAQWVVFLDAGLIPPPGWLELLFAAVEACPEARSWGCREAVDRPGRLGLDPTHPPASPDMSRLDAAAFTLTPLPSASETGETGETGETGETGETGKTGKTGGACGPCLTMPGGCRLFRGDRLQEDGGWNLAFAPDGEADVERDLALALRHHRLACACQEALVMKPTMPAASSRPNAFKLAHRFSADELEILASLSRTCHTAFPGATPPCT; encoded by the coding sequence ATGACCACTGCTCCATCCGCCCCGGGTGTTTCCCCTGCCGTCCCTGCGCCCCTCGTCTGCCTGCTGGGGGACGATGCCGCCGCCCTGGCCGCCACGCTGCAGGCCCTGGCCGCCGCGCCCGGCCCGCCCATCCCGCTGCTGCTGTGCGGGCACGGCATCGAGGCCGTTCCCCGGCCTGCCGACGCCGGGCTGGAGGCCCTGCCCACCCCCCTGGGACGCACCATCGGCCGCACCTGGCTCACGGCGCATCCCCTGGTGCGTCGGGCGCAGTGGGTGGTCTTTCTGGACGCCGGCCTGATCCCCCCGCCGGGCTGGCTGGAGCTGCTCTTCGCCGCGGTGGAGGCCTGCCCCGAGGCCCGCAGCTGGGGCTGCCGCGAGGCTGTGGACCGCCCCGGCCGGCTGGGGCTGGATCCGACGCACCCGCCGGCCTCGCCGGACATGTCCCGACTGGATGCAGCCGCCTTTACCCTGACGCCGCTGCCATCGGCTTCCGAAACTGGCGAAACTGGCGAAACTGGCGAAACTGGCGAAACTGGCGAAACTGGCAAAACCGGCAAAACCGGCGGAGCCTGCGGCCCCTGCCTGACCATGCCCGGCGGCTGCCGGCTCTTCCGCGGCGACCGCCTGCAGGAGGACGGCGGCTGGAATCTGGCCTTTGCCCCGGACGGCGAGGCCGACGTGGAACGCGATCTGGCCCTGGCCCTGCGGCATCATCGGCTGGCGTGCGCGTGTCAGGAGGCGCTGGTCATGAAGCCGACAATGCCGGCGGCGTCCTCCCGCCCCAATGCCTTCAAGCTGGCGCATCGGTTCTCTGCCGACGAGCTGGAAATCCTTGCCTCCCTCTCCCGAACATGCCACACGGCTTTTCCCGGAGCGACACCCCCATGCACGTAA
- a CDS encoding protoporphyrinogen/coproporphyrinogen oxidase has protein sequence MHVTHLIIGAGPTGLGAGWRLHELGARDFLLLEREAHAGGLSASFTDDAGFTWDLGGHVVFSHYDYFDRLLDSLLGEDQLWHERIARVRMADGWVPYPFQNNIRHLPPDLAWRCVEGLLPGRRPEGRPESFQDWMLAVFGQGVADLFMLPYNFKVWATPAARMSWQWIGERVSVVDLERVVKNIVLQQNDVSWGPNNKFRFPLHGGTGEIYRRLARRIEDRIRYQTPVVALDATTRTVRTADGQQITYDHLLSTAPLDLLVRQWLAEAPPALVEAATLLEHNGVVVSGIGTDSPRVDPTCWMYFPEANCPFYRLTNFHNYSPNNVPAPGCRGLMCETSFSAHKPEQLEAVTAAAEQGLRNVRMLDPDAGVRTRWEAVLPYGYPVPTLGRDRALAAIQPWLEAREIYSRGRFGGWRYEVANMDHSLMQGVEWADRMLQSTPEKTYTIPEC, from the coding sequence ATGCACGTAACACACCTCATCATCGGCGCCGGTCCCACGGGCCTGGGCGCGGGCTGGCGGCTCCACGAGCTGGGCGCGCGCGACTTTTTGCTGCTGGAGCGCGAAGCCCACGCCGGCGGGCTCTCGGCCAGCTTCACCGACGACGCCGGCTTCACCTGGGATCTGGGCGGGCATGTGGTCTTTTCCCATTACGACTATTTCGACCGCCTCCTGGATTCCCTGCTCGGCGAGGACCAGCTCTGGCACGAACGCATCGCCCGCGTGCGCATGGCCGACGGCTGGGTGCCCTACCCGTTCCAGAACAACATCCGCCACCTGCCGCCGGATCTGGCCTGGCGCTGCGTGGAAGGCCTGTTGCCGGGCAGGCGGCCCGAGGGCCGGCCGGAGAGTTTCCAGGACTGGATGCTGGCTGTCTTTGGCCAGGGCGTGGCCGATCTGTTCATGCTGCCGTACAATTTCAAGGTCTGGGCCACGCCGGCGGCGCGCATGTCCTGGCAGTGGATCGGCGAGCGCGTGAGCGTGGTGGATCTGGAACGCGTGGTCAAAAACATCGTCCTGCAACAGAATGACGTGAGCTGGGGCCCCAACAACAAGTTCCGCTTTCCCCTGCATGGCGGCACCGGCGAGATCTACCGCCGCCTGGCCCGGCGCATCGAGGACCGCATCCGCTACCAGACGCCGGTTGTCGCCCTGGATGCGACCACCCGCACCGTGCGCACCGCCGACGGGCAGCAGATCACCTACGACCACCTGCTGAGCACCGCGCCCCTGGATCTGCTGGTGCGGCAGTGGCTGGCCGAGGCCCCGCCGGCCCTGGTGGAGGCCGCCACCCTGCTGGAGCACAACGGCGTGGTGGTCTCGGGCATCGGCACGGATTCCCCCCGCGTGGATCCCACCTGCTGGATGTACTTCCCCGAGGCCAACTGCCCGTTCTATCGGCTCACGAATTTCCACAACTATTCCCCAAACAACGTGCCTGCGCCGGGCTGCAGGGGGCTGATGTGCGAGACGAGCTTCTCCGCCCACAAGCCGGAGCAGCTGGAGGCCGTTACCGCCGCCGCGGAGCAGGGCCTGCGCAACGTGCGGATGCTGGACCCCGACGCCGGCGTGCGCACCCGCTGGGAAGCCGTGCTGCCCTATGGGTATCCCGTGCCGACCCTGGGCCGGGATCGCGCCCTGGCCGCCATCCAGCCCTGGCTGGAAGCCCGGGAGATCTACTCCCGCGGCCGCTTCGGCGGCTGGCGCTACGAGGTGGCCAACATGGACCACAGCCTCATGCAGGGCGTGGAATGGGCCGACCGCATGCTCCAGTCCACCCCGGAAAAAACCTATACCATCCCGGAATGTTGA
- a CDS encoding M24 family metallopeptidase, whose product MNSTVFAARRDRLRPLLAEKGLDALLITYAANRFYLSGFELFDGQCNESSGWLLVRTDGQDALFTDPRYEDEALRHWPAEGLVIYRGNELDRLPELVASRLAPGAVVGVEDGTLSLRQATALGNAMTLRPAEGLVERLRLHKSPEEIEAMRQACALNHAVMVRLPDLLIPGKTERELAWDIEQLFRGMGASGLSFSTIVGVNGNAALPHARPDETRIEENCLVLVDTGCRLNHYCSDQTRAFWVGDTPSPRFLEVLDQVRTAQQKALDIMRPGVALLDVYLAARNHFESLGVADRFTHGLGHGIGLETHEAPSLNSRSKGVLEPGMVVTVEPGLYYPGWGGIRWEYMVVVTEDGIDIL is encoded by the coding sequence ATGAACTCCACCGTATTCGCCGCCCGCCGGGACCGCCTGCGTCCCCTGCTTGCCGAAAAGGGGCTGGATGCCCTGCTCATCACCTACGCCGCCAACCGCTTCTACCTCTCCGGCTTCGAACTGTTCGACGGTCAGTGCAACGAAAGCTCGGGCTGGCTGCTCGTCCGGACCGACGGCCAGGACGCGCTGTTCACCGATCCGCGCTACGAGGACGAAGCCCTGCGCCACTGGCCGGCCGAGGGACTGGTGATCTACAGAGGCAACGAGCTGGACCGCCTGCCCGAGCTGGTGGCCTCCCGCCTGGCTCCCGGCGCGGTGGTGGGCGTGGAGGATGGCACCCTCAGCCTGCGCCAGGCCACCGCGCTGGGCAACGCCATGACCCTGCGCCCGGCCGAAGGCCTGGTGGAACGCCTGCGGCTGCACAAGAGCCCCGAGGAAATCGAGGCCATGCGCCAGGCCTGCGCATTGAACCACGCCGTCATGGTCCGGCTGCCGGATCTGCTCATTCCCGGCAAGACCGAACGCGAGCTGGCCTGGGACATCGAACAGCTGTTCCGCGGCATGGGCGCGTCGGGCCTGTCCTTCTCCACCATCGTGGGCGTGAACGGCAACGCCGCCCTGCCCCATGCCCGGCCCGACGAGACGCGCATTGAGGAAAACTGTCTGGTGCTGGTGGATACCGGCTGCCGCCTGAACCATTACTGCTCGGACCAGACCCGCGCCTTCTGGGTGGGCGACACGCCCTCGCCGCGCTTTCTGGAAGTCCTGGATCAGGTGCGCACGGCCCAGCAAAAGGCCCTGGACATCATGCGGCCCGGCGTGGCCCTGCTGGATGTGTACCTCGCCGCGCGCAACCACTTTGAATCCCTGGGCGTGGCCGACCGCTTCACCCATGGCCTGGGCCATGGCATCGGCCTGGAGACGCACGAAGCGCCGTCCCTGAACTCGCGCTCCAAAGGCGTGCTGGAACCGGGCATGGTCGTCACCGTGGAACCGGGCCTCTATTACCCGGGATGGGGCGGCATCCGCTGGGAATACATGGTGGTGGTAACCGAAGACGGCATCGATATTCTGTAA
- a CDS encoding DUF4911 domain-containing protein: MPTSPTRNTCEQDAGEPRSTERGFPCRSGRCYLRLAGRDVAMAKFELEAFGHLGVLSVLDRWESVAVITYAPGMQAMLARYLEALAELISFEVLYCPPAKPVTTPPRPAHAARTP, translated from the coding sequence ATGCCCACATCTCCCACCAGGAATACGTGTGAACAGGACGCAGGGGAGCCACGTTCCACAGAACGGGGGTTCCCCTGCCGCTCCGGCCGCTGCTACCTGCGGCTGGCCGGGCGGGATGTCGCCATGGCCAAGTTTGAGCTGGAAGCCTTCGGGCATCTGGGCGTGTTGAGCGTTCTGGACCGCTGGGAGAGCGTGGCGGTGATCACCTATGCCCCGGGCATGCAGGCCATGCTGGCGCGCTATCTGGAGGCGCTGGCCGAGCTGATCTCGTTCGAGGTGCTCTACTGCCCGCCGGCCAAACCGGTCACCACGCCGCCCAGGCCGGCACATGCCGCCAGGACTCCTTGA
- a CDS encoding M48 family metallopeptidase — translation MHEELPAFHIRESTRARRILLKVVPGAGLTVVLPRGVDPSFARLAVQQQAEWAINALRELRARGQLFDTPILPHRVHLAAVQRECPVQCQPGDPRRLTLRERDGVLTFRGRTEDVETCVQLLRHWLLKAGRVHLVPWCKALAEELRLPVTAVRVGRQKTRWGSRSSRGAVSLNCCLLFLPPECVRYVIIHELCHALHGNHSPAYWREVAAREPDYKRLDDSLKESWRHVPAWAAW, via the coding sequence ATGCATGAGGAACTGCCAGCCTTTCACATCCGGGAAAGCACCCGCGCCCGGCGCATCCTGCTCAAGGTGGTGCCCGGCGCCGGGCTCACCGTGGTGCTGCCGCGCGGGGTGGACCCATCCTTTGCCCGGCTGGCCGTGCAGCAGCAGGCGGAGTGGGCCATCAACGCCCTGCGGGAATTGCGGGCTCGCGGCCAGCTCTTCGATACTCCCATCTTGCCGCATCGGGTGCACCTGGCCGCCGTGCAGCGCGAGTGCCCGGTGCAGTGCCAGCCTGGAGACCCCCGCCGCCTGACTCTCAGGGAGCGCGACGGCGTGCTGACCTTCCGCGGCCGGACCGAGGATGTGGAGACCTGCGTGCAGTTGTTGCGTCATTGGCTGCTGAAGGCCGGGCGCGTCCATCTGGTTCCCTGGTGCAAGGCCCTGGCCGAGGAACTGCGGCTGCCGGTGACGGCCGTGCGCGTGGGCCGGCAGAAGACACGCTGGGGCAGCCGCTCCAGCCGCGGCGCCGTCTCCCTCAACTGCTGCCTGCTGTTCCTGCCGCCGGAGTGCGTGCGCTACGTCATCATCCATGAGCTGTGCCACGCCCTGCACGGCAACCATTCACCGGCCTATTGGCGCGAGGTGGCCGCCCGCGAGCCCGACTACAAACGCCTGGACGACTCCCTCAAGGAGTCCTGGCGGCATGTGCCGGCCTGGGCGGCGTGGTGA
- a CDS encoding LOG family protein, with the protein MASVCVFCGANPGNSPAYLDSSKHLGRLLARRGITLVYGGASVGCMGAVADAALDAGGRVVGIIPRSLWEKEIGHPGLTELLVVDSMHERKAAMAAHSDAFIALPGGVGTLEEFFEVMTWSQLGFHHKPCGLLNVGGYYDGLAAFLDHAVTQGFLKEPHRRIALTDADPEALLEAFARWIPPRTGKWIEKPEQL; encoded by the coding sequence ATTGCATCCGTCTGCGTCTTTTGCGGCGCCAATCCTGGCAATTCCCCAGCCTATCTTGATTCTTCCAAACACCTTGGCCGGTTGCTGGCCCGGCGGGGCATCACCCTGGTATACGGCGGGGCCAGCGTGGGCTGCATGGGCGCCGTGGCCGACGCCGCCCTGGACGCCGGGGGCCGGGTGGTGGGCATCATCCCCCGGTCCTTGTGGGAAAAGGAAATCGGCCATCCTGGCCTCACCGAGCTGCTGGTGGTGGATTCCATGCACGAGCGCAAGGCCGCCATGGCTGCCCACAGCGACGCCTTCATCGCCCTGCCCGGCGGCGTGGGCACGCTGGAGGAATTCTTCGAGGTCATGACCTGGTCCCAGCTCGGCTTCCACCACAAGCCCTGCGGCCTGTTGAACGTGGGCGGCTATTACGACGGCCTGGCCGCCTTCCTGGACCACGCCGTGACCCAGGGTTTTCTCAAGGAACCCCACCGGCGCATTGCCCTGACAGATGCCGACCCCGAAGCCCTGCTGGAGGCCTTTGCCCGCTGGATTCCCCCGCGCACGGGCAAGTGGATCGAAAAGCCCGAGCAGCTCTGA
- a CDS encoding putative bifunctional diguanylate cyclase/phosphodiesterase — protein MSSILSSMHALAASAWVMAGCLLLVPISGALLWRTRRLTARLRRAHSNLMIQHVEIIRHREQLGTVLGAMTSLVVEVDNRGTALRVHPTASPYRTATPANGAALSSFFPLTDPQALPRMLEAAHRSGTPQQAELEVCFHEESRWFFVTVSCIDDGRHLLVARDMTPLHDARRAMARQERLHAALVQHAADGVAVVDAEGAINYLSPGMHAALGLQTPPPQGVGFETLLAGDDQDAFLRQMAVVLPQPGKTARFETQILKACGDDAILEIHAANLLHEPDVAGVVLNCRDITCQRRYQEELRRQAFCDPLTGLANRPLFMDRLEHAMARMARKETYSYAVLAIDLDRFKRVNESLGHDNGDQLLLRVGQILKGCMRKVDTLARLQGDDFVVLLDEIGDKLEVIRVAVRIRDALAQPHLVDGVEISLRSSVGIVYGDYTCTCPEQVLRDAETALRWAKTHGCDGYKVFHAAMHKQTMAQLEMEADIRKGLDRNEFSLHYQPIVSLETNRVVGMEALLRWNHPLRGAIPPMQFIPVAEESGLIVPLGERVLTLALAQAVRVRALLGEQPFYVSVNLSPRQLVHKELSTMVQRALERARLPAGVLKLEVTESLVMENPAQARAILKDLQDLGCRLAIDDFGTGYSSLSHLCQYPFDTLKIDRSFVSLLEDSNLRHEGIVQAILHMAQSLDMHVVAEGIETPAQIQTLTRLGCRTGQGYFFASPMDAPSLEAFLTRTPCVPALPAILAHPSLPCAHE, from the coding sequence ATGTCGAGTATACTTTCCTCCATGCACGCGCTGGCGGCAAGCGCATGGGTGATGGCCGGCTGCCTGTTGCTGGTGCCCATCTCCGGCGCGTTGCTGTGGCGCACGCGCCGGCTGACGGCCCGGCTCAGGCGGGCGCATTCCAATCTCATGATTCAGCATGTGGAAATCATCCGCCACCGCGAGCAGTTGGGCACGGTGCTGGGAGCCATGACCAGCCTGGTGGTGGAGGTGGACAACCGCGGCACAGCCCTGCGGGTGCACCCCACAGCCTCCCCGTACCGGACAGCCACGCCCGCCAACGGCGCGGCCCTGTCGAGTTTCTTCCCCCTGACGGACCCGCAGGCCCTGCCGCGCATGCTGGAAGCTGCCCACCGCTCCGGCACGCCGCAGCAGGCCGAGCTGGAGGTATGCTTCCACGAGGAATCCCGGTGGTTCTTCGTCACCGTCTCCTGCATTGATGACGGCCGCCACCTGCTGGTGGCCCGGGACATGACGCCCCTGCACGACGCCCGGCGCGCCATGGCCCGGCAGGAACGTCTGCATGCCGCCCTGGTGCAGCACGCGGCAGATGGTGTGGCCGTGGTGGACGCCGAAGGCGCCATCAACTACCTGTCGCCGGGCATGCATGCCGCCCTGGGCCTGCAGACCCCGCCACCGCAGGGTGTTGGCTTTGAAACCCTGCTGGCCGGGGACGATCAGGACGCCTTCCTGCGCCAGATGGCCGTGGTGCTGCCGCAACCCGGCAAGACAGCCCGCTTTGAAACACAAATCCTGAAGGCCTGCGGCGATGACGCCATCCTGGAAATTCACGCCGCCAACCTGCTGCACGAACCCGACGTGGCCGGCGTGGTGCTCAACTGCCGCGACATCACCTGCCAGCGCCGCTACCAGGAAGAGCTGCGCCGCCAGGCCTTCTGCGATCCCCTCACCGGCCTGGCCAACCGCCCCCTGTTCATGGATCGCCTGGAACATGCCATGGCCCGCATGGCCCGCAAGGAAACCTACAGCTACGCCGTGCTGGCCATCGACCTGGACCGCTTCAAGCGCGTGAACGAGAGCCTGGGCCACGACAATGGCGACCAGCTCCTCCTGCGCGTGGGGCAGATCCTCAAGGGATGCATGCGCAAGGTGGACACCCTGGCCCGGCTGCAAGGGGACGACTTTGTGGTGCTGCTGGATGAAATCGGCGACAAGCTGGAAGTCATCCGCGTGGCCGTGCGCATCCGGGACGCCCTGGCCCAGCCGCATCTGGTGGACGGTGTGGAGATTTCCCTGCGCTCCAGCGTGGGCATCGTCTACGGCGACTATACCTGCACCTGCCCGGAACAGGTGCTGCGGGATGCCGAAACGGCCCTGCGCTGGGCCAAAACCCATGGCTGCGATGGCTACAAGGTCTTCCACGCCGCCATGCACAAGCAGACCATGGCCCAGCTGGAGATGGAGGCAGACATCCGCAAGGGCCTGGATCGCAACGAATTTTCCCTCCATTATCAGCCCATCGTCTCCCTGGAGACCAACCGCGTGGTGGGCATGGAGGCGCTCTTGCGCTGGAACCATCCCCTGCGCGGAGCCATCCCGCCCATGCAGTTCATCCCCGTGGCCGAGGAAAGCGGGCTCATCGTCCCCCTGGGGGAACGGGTGCTCACCCTGGCTCTGGCGCAGGCGGTGCGGGTGCGGGCGCTGCTGGGGGAGCAGCCGTTTTATGTGTCCGTCAACCTCTCACCGCGCCAGCTCGTGCACAAGGAACTGTCCACCATGGTGCAGCGGGCGCTGGAGCGGGCCCGGCTGCCGGCAGGCGTGCTCAAGCTGGAGGTGACGGAAAGTCTGGTGATGGAAAACCCGGCCCAGGCCCGGGCCATCCTCAAGGATCTGCAGGACCTGGGCTGCCGTCTGGCCATCGACGACTTCGGCACCGGCTATTCCTCCCTCAGCCACCTGTGCCAGTATCCCTTCGATACCTTGAAGATCGACCGCAGCTTCGTCTCGCTGCTGGAGGATTCCAACCTGCGGCACGAAGGCATCGTCCAGGCCATCCTGCACATGGCCCAAAGCCTGGATATGCATGTGGTGGCCGAAGGCATCGAGACGCCGGCCCAGATCCAGACCCTCACCCGCCTGGGCTGCCGCACCGGGCAGGGGTACTTTTTCGCCAGTCCCATGGATGCGCCCTCCCTGGAAGCCTTCCTGACCAGGACGCCGTGCGTCCCTGCGCTCCCGGCCATCCTCGCCCATCCCTCCCTGCCGTGCGCCCATGAGTAG